The following are from one region of the Bacillus methanolicus MGA3 genome:
- the nuoK gene encoding NADH-quinone oxidoreductase subunit NuoK, translating to MNSVPVSAYLALALILFCIGLYGALTKRNTVIVLISIELMLNSANINLVAFSKYGVTPSINGQVFALFAMAVAAAEAAVGLAILFALYRNRKTVMIDEMDKMKN from the coding sequence ATGAATTCGGTTCCCGTTTCAGCCTACCTGGCTCTCGCTTTAATTTTGTTCTGTATTGGTCTATACGGGGCATTGACAAAGCGCAATACCGTCATCGTGCTCATATCGATTGAACTTATGCTCAATTCGGCCAACATCAATTTAGTTGCATTCAGTAAGTATGGTGTCACACCTTCTATTAACGGCCAAGTATTTGCACTTTTTGCGATGGCCGTTGCCGCAGCAGAAGCCGCAGTTGGATTAGCGATTTTGTTTGCTCTATACCGCAACCGCAAAACGGTGATGATTGACGAGATGGACAAAATGAAAAATTAG
- the nuoI gene encoding NADH-quinone oxidoreductase subunit NuoI: protein MLGLAKGLKYTLKNLARQKVTYEYPHEPLPLPDRFRGIQKFYPEKCIVCNQCANICPTDCIQLTGKKHPDPAKKGKIIDTYDINFEICILCDLCTEVCPTEAIVMTNNFELAEYSRDELFKNLEWLDANDENVRKENKA from the coding sequence ATGCTTGGATTAGCGAAAGGCTTAAAATATACCCTGAAAAATTTAGCCCGGCAAAAAGTCACATATGAGTATCCGCACGAGCCGCTGCCTCTTCCGGACCGGTTTCGCGGGATTCAAAAATTTTATCCGGAAAAATGCATTGTATGTAATCAATGTGCCAATATCTGTCCGACTGATTGCATACAGCTGACCGGAAAAAAACATCCGGATCCTGCGAAAAAAGGAAAAATCATTGATACGTATGATATCAATTTCGAAATTTGCATCCTCTGTGATTTATGCACAGAAGTTTGTCCGACAGAAGCGATCGTAATGACTAACAATTTTGAACTGGCAGAATACAGCCGCGATGAGCTTTTTAAAAATCTTGAGTGGCTTGATGCAAATGACGAGAACGTACGGAAGGAGAATAAAGCATGA
- the nuoN gene encoding NADH-quinone oxidoreductase subunit NuoN: MDLKTFLSFEWEIMTPEFIILCVITLISLLDLFMPKQADRKVLGWIGIAGVVGAAVSLVLLIDHSTASILYDTFRLDSFSKAFKLLLLIGASLVLFLAVNYEPKEGIEYKGEFYYLFLAALLGAMMMASSGDLITLFTGLELLSVSSYILAGMRKKHLRSNESAMKYVINGGISTAITLFGMSYVYGLTGTTNLKAMSNHLTGNLDGQHIYLLGLAFFMIFIGLSFKLASAPFHMWAPDVYEGAPTPVTAFLGVVSKTAGFVLLVRVLVMIFLSIPADGPASDPLLIKLQDYMAFLAGATMIIGNVIALRQRNVKRLFAYSSIAHAGYILVAVTTVSTLFETMWFYLLAYLFMNMGAFAVIQLLTEKADSEDIGHFSGLYRRSPVLAVAMAIFILSLAGIPGTAGFIGKLNIFMGALITTPAHYVLASVMIATTIVSYYYYFGIMTQMFFRPAENGEKVIVPAGIGVVIAVCAAATILFGIMPNLALDFLHTNFDFKDLFQ, from the coding sequence ATGGATTTGAAAACATTTTTATCGTTTGAATGGGAAATAATGACACCTGAGTTCATCATCCTTTGTGTGATTACACTTATCTCTCTGCTCGATTTATTTATGCCGAAACAAGCGGACCGGAAAGTGTTAGGATGGATCGGAATAGCGGGTGTAGTCGGTGCGGCCGTCTCACTAGTTTTGCTCATAGACCATAGTACTGCTTCGATTCTATATGACACATTTCGTCTTGATTCTTTTTCAAAAGCTTTTAAACTATTGCTGTTAATTGGCGCCAGCTTAGTCTTGTTCCTGGCGGTAAACTATGAACCAAAGGAAGGAATAGAGTATAAAGGAGAATTTTATTATTTATTTTTAGCGGCTTTGCTGGGCGCAATGATGATGGCGTCAAGCGGTGATTTGATTACCCTTTTTACAGGGCTTGAGCTGTTATCCGTTTCTTCCTATATTTTAGCCGGAATGAGAAAAAAACATTTGCGTTCGAATGAATCAGCTATGAAATATGTAATCAATGGCGGAATTTCAACGGCTATTACGTTATTTGGAATGAGTTATGTTTACGGTTTGACGGGAACTACAAACTTAAAGGCTATGAGCAACCATTTAACAGGAAACCTGGATGGACAGCATATTTACTTATTAGGATTAGCATTCTTTATGATTTTTATCGGTTTATCGTTTAAGCTGGCATCAGCACCGTTTCATATGTGGGCTCCTGATGTATACGAGGGGGCTCCAACGCCTGTGACGGCGTTCCTTGGCGTTGTATCAAAAACAGCCGGGTTTGTCCTTTTGGTACGGGTTCTGGTTATGATTTTCTTAAGCATTCCTGCAGATGGACCGGCGTCTGATCCGCTCCTGATCAAGCTTCAAGATTATATGGCTTTTCTTGCCGGCGCCACAATGATTATCGGTAACGTAATCGCCTTAAGGCAGCGGAATGTAAAGCGGTTATTCGCATACTCAAGCATCGCTCATGCGGGTTATATTTTAGTTGCTGTAACGACCGTTTCGACACTCTTTGAGACAATGTGGTTTTATTTACTGGCTTATCTCTTTATGAATATGGGCGCATTTGCTGTTATTCAATTGTTGACAGAAAAAGCAGATTCGGAAGATATAGGCCATTTTTCCGGATTATACCGCCGTTCACCGGTTTTAGCTGTGGCCATGGCGATCTTCATCCTTTCATTAGCCGGAATTCCGGGGACAGCCGGTTTTATCGGTAAGCTGAATATTTTTATGGGGGCACTGATCACTACTCCGGCCCATTACGTTCTGGCATCTGTTATGATTGCCACAACAATTGTTTCTTATTATTATTACTTTGGCATTATGACACAAATGTTTTTCCGTCCGGCAGAAAATGGGGAAAAAGTAATAGTGCCGGCAGGAATTGGCGTTGTGATTGCCGTTTGTGCAGCTGCAACGATTTTATTCGGAATCATGCCAAATTTGGCGCTCGATTTCTTGCACACAAACTTTGATTTCAAGGATCTATTTCAATAA
- the murA gene encoding UDP-N-acetylglucosamine 1-carboxyvinyltransferase, with amino-acid sequence MEKIIVRGGRRLSGTVKVEGAKNAVLPVIAATLLASNGKSVIRDVPTLSDVYTINEVLRYLNAEVEFKNNEVVVNASRELKIEAPFEYVRKMRASVLVMGSLLARNGRARVALPGGCAIGSRPIDQHLKGFEAMGATVKVGNGFIEAEAKEGLHGAKIYLDFPSVGATENIMMAATLAKGTTIIENVAKEPEIVDLANFLNKMGAKVKGAGTGTIKIEGVDALYGAEHTIIPDRIEAGTFMVAAAITGGNVLVRGAVPEHLTSLIAKLEEMGVIIEEEADGIRVIGPDELKAVDIKTMPHPGFPTDMQSQMMSLLLTAKGTSVITETVFENRFMHVEEFRRMNADIKIEGRSVIINGPTNLQGAEVAATDLRAAAALILAGLVAEGVTRVTELKHLDRGYVAFHEKLAALGADIERVNEADETKIFEQKIVTDMNA; translated from the coding sequence TTGGAAAAGATCATTGTCCGCGGAGGGAGAAGGCTAAGCGGCACCGTAAAAGTAGAAGGGGCTAAAAATGCCGTTTTGCCTGTGATCGCCGCAACATTATTAGCAAGTAATGGAAAAAGCGTAATTCGAGATGTACCAACTCTCTCCGATGTATATACCATCAATGAAGTATTACGTTATTTAAACGCCGAAGTGGAGTTTAAGAATAATGAAGTGGTTGTAAATGCATCAAGAGAGTTAAAAATAGAAGCCCCTTTTGAGTACGTTCGAAAAATGCGCGCTTCAGTACTTGTGATGGGATCACTTTTAGCACGCAATGGTCGTGCACGAGTTGCATTGCCTGGAGGCTGTGCAATCGGTTCCCGTCCGATCGACCAGCACCTGAAAGGCTTTGAAGCAATGGGTGCAACCGTCAAAGTTGGAAATGGCTTCATTGAAGCAGAAGCAAAAGAAGGCTTGCATGGAGCTAAAATATACCTTGATTTTCCTAGTGTAGGAGCTACGGAAAATATTATGATGGCTGCAACTCTTGCAAAAGGAACAACCATCATTGAAAACGTGGCAAAAGAACCGGAAATTGTCGATTTAGCGAACTTCCTTAATAAAATGGGTGCAAAAGTGAAAGGTGCCGGTACAGGCACGATTAAAATTGAAGGTGTGGATGCCCTGTACGGAGCAGAACATACAATTATCCCTGACCGAATTGAAGCTGGCACATTTATGGTGGCTGCTGCAATTACAGGCGGTAATGTTCTTGTGCGCGGAGCAGTTCCAGAGCATTTAACTTCATTAATTGCAAAACTGGAAGAAATGGGTGTTATCATTGAAGAAGAAGCTGACGGCATTCGCGTAATCGGTCCTGACGAACTTAAAGCCGTTGATATTAAAACAATGCCTCACCCAGGATTCCCAACTGACATGCAATCACAAATGATGTCCCTTTTATTGACTGCAAAGGGCACAAGCGTGATTACGGAAACAGTATTTGAAAATCGTTTTATGCATGTTGAAGAATTCAGACGGATGAATGCAGATATTAAAATTGAAGGCCGTTCCGTCATCATTAATGGTCCGACTAATTTACAAGGTGCTGAAGTGGCGGCTACAGACCTTCGGGCAGCAGCGGCGCTGATTTTGGCCGGCCTTGTTGCTGAAGGCGTAACACGCGTAACAGAACTGAAGCATCTGGACCGCGGTTATGTGGCATTCCACGAAAAGCTTGCAGCCCTTGGCGCAGACATTGAACGTGTAAATGAAGCGGATGAAACAAAAATATTCGAACAAAAAATTGTCACAGACATGAATGCATAA
- the spoIID gene encoding stage II sporulation protein D, with amino-acid sequence MIKIKPFITLTAILVVVTLMLPALLVLPFSDAKTSRQLGEVSKPKPVHVQAENTADAAMEVAVYRTAKKKIETLPLDQYLIGVVAAEMPADFQLEALKAQALAARTYIVRQLLNKEKIGLPEGKADVTDTEIHQVYKNNEELKKLWGVDYKWKINKITEAVKETSGQILTYEGNPITPTFFSTSNGYTENSEDYWSNSYPYLRSVASPWDKNSPKFISQKIMSVGEFEARLGVKLVDRKNVGKIIERTAGKRVGKVEINGKVLTGREIRDKLDLRSSDFSWVVKGNNIIITTKGFGHGVGMSQYGANGMASEGKNYKEIVKYYYKGVEISNSDTLITKVTAKK; translated from the coding sequence ATGATAAAAATCAAACCTTTCATTACACTAACAGCAATCCTAGTTGTTGTAACACTCATGCTTCCAGCTCTGCTTGTACTCCCTTTTTCGGATGCTAAGACAAGCAGGCAGCTGGGAGAAGTTTCAAAACCCAAACCTGTACATGTACAAGCTGAAAATACCGCAGATGCTGCCATGGAAGTGGCTGTCTATCGCACGGCAAAAAAGAAAATTGAAACACTTCCGCTTGATCAATATTTAATTGGTGTAGTAGCTGCTGAGATGCCGGCTGATTTTCAATTGGAAGCTCTGAAAGCTCAAGCATTGGCTGCCAGAACATATATCGTCAGACAATTGTTAAACAAAGAAAAAATTGGCCTGCCCGAAGGAAAAGCAGATGTAACAGATACTGAAATCCACCAAGTATATAAAAATAATGAAGAATTAAAAAAACTTTGGGGAGTAGACTACAAATGGAAAATAAACAAAATAACTGAGGCAGTTAAGGAAACAAGCGGCCAAATCTTAACGTATGAAGGAAATCCAATTACTCCTACATTTTTCTCGACAAGCAACGGATACACAGAGAATTCCGAAGATTACTGGTCAAACTCATATCCTTACCTAAGAAGTGTTGCAAGCCCGTGGGATAAAAATTCACCAAAATTCATCTCTCAAAAAATCATGTCTGTTGGTGAGTTTGAAGCAAGACTAGGCGTTAAATTGGTTGACCGGAAAAATGTAGGAAAAATCATTGAAAGAACAGCCGGAAAACGTGTAGGGAAAGTAGAAATCAACGGTAAAGTGTTAACCGGAAGAGAAATTCGAGACAAACTGGACTTAAGATCCTCTGATTTTTCTTGGGTTGTAAAAGGAAACAACATTATCATTACAACGAAAGGCTTCGGCCATGGTGTTGGAATGAGCCAATACGGGGCAAACGGAATGGCATCTGAAGGGAAAAACTACAAAGAGATTGTGAAGTACTACTACAAGGGGGTAGAAATCTCAAATTCAGACACCTTGATAACGAAAGTAACAGCAAAGAAATAA
- a CDS encoding DUF1146 family protein codes for MISGFGHQALVSILSHLIFIAIAWWALQSLQFEKLLRANHVFQARVLYIMLSIALGSTVSNFFLDYLLWSQQLPLIFQ; via the coding sequence ATGATTTCAGGATTTGGACATCAGGCTTTAGTCAGTATTCTTTCACACCTTATTTTTATTGCTATCGCCTGGTGGGCACTTCAATCGCTCCAATTTGAAAAACTTCTTCGAGCGAATCATGTTTTTCAAGCAAGAGTGTTGTACATAATGTTATCAATTGCGTTAGGCTCAACAGTCAGTAACTTTTTTCTTGATTATTTATTATGGTCCCAACAGCTTCCTTTGATTTTCCAATAA
- a CDS encoding NADH-quinone oxidoreductase subunit J produces MTFSGEFLAFISLALVAIIGGMLLLNLSKVVHMVVALVFTFVSIAGIYVMLSAEFVAAVQILIYSGAITIIMLFGIMLTRHDDESEAKSGRWRKLLLLIGVIGFAFAVYIGIYNLDIPQTATTLHEHNTEQIGITLYSKYAIPFELTSVLLLVALVGAIVLARKDDEKGADKE; encoded by the coding sequence ATGACGTTTTCGGGTGAATTTCTAGCATTCATATCCTTGGCGCTAGTTGCAATTATTGGCGGCATGCTTTTACTAAACCTTTCGAAAGTCGTCCATATGGTAGTGGCGCTTGTCTTTACATTTGTCAGTATTGCCGGGATTTACGTGATGCTCTCAGCTGAATTTGTTGCTGCGGTCCAGATTTTGATTTATTCCGGTGCCATTACGATTATTATGCTGTTCGGAATCATGTTAACTCGCCATGATGATGAAAGTGAAGCTAAGTCAGGCCGATGGCGCAAACTGCTGTTATTGATCGGTGTAATTGGTTTTGCATTTGCTGTTTATATCGGAATCTATAACCTTGACATTCCACAGACGGCCACGACTCTTCACGAACATAATACAGAACAAATTGGGATCACGCTTTACTCAAAATATGCGATTCCGTTTGAATTGACTTCCGTTTTATTATTGGTTGCACTTGTCGGAGCGATCGTGTTAGCAAGGAAAGATGATGAAAAGGGGGCAGATAAGGAATGA
- the nuoH gene encoding NADH-quinone oxidoreductase subunit NuoH: MVEDLLNSSPGLQNFGIFFLLAAGLLLVVLGFVTYAILAERKVMGFMQLRHGPNQVGGRWGLLQSVADVLKLLLKEDTIPKLADKPLFILAPVLAFAPAFMVLATIPFTDKLQFADIGVGLLYYIAISGLSTIGIVTGGWASNNKYALLGAMRAAAQMISYEIPLVMSVLGVILLSGSLNLNEIVHAQKDGWFIILQPIGFIVFFIASVAELNRVPFDLPEAESELVAGFHVEYSGFRWAFFMLAEYVYLFAMASLTTVLFLGGWLPLPFLDFIPGAVWFAIKFSLVVFVLIWFRVAFPRIRADQLMEFGWKVLLPVALANIFLTALIKELIGLF; the protein is encoded by the coding sequence ATGGTTGAAGATTTGTTAAATTCAAGCCCTGGGCTGCAGAACTTTGGGATCTTTTTCTTGCTTGCTGCAGGTCTCTTGTTAGTTGTACTTGGGTTTGTGACATACGCGATCCTTGCAGAACGAAAAGTAATGGGTTTTATGCAGCTGCGCCACGGCCCAAACCAAGTGGGCGGCCGATGGGGGCTTTTGCAGTCAGTTGCGGACGTATTAAAGCTTTTGTTAAAAGAAGATACGATTCCAAAATTGGCCGATAAACCATTGTTTATTCTCGCGCCTGTACTTGCATTTGCGCCGGCGTTTATGGTGCTAGCGACGATTCCGTTTACAGATAAATTGCAGTTTGCCGATATTGGCGTTGGGCTCCTTTATTATATTGCGATATCCGGGTTGAGCACAATCGGCATTGTTACCGGAGGATGGGCATCTAATAACAAATATGCGCTTCTAGGAGCAATGCGTGCGGCAGCCCAAATGATTTCATATGAAATTCCGCTCGTCATGTCTGTGCTTGGTGTCATTCTCTTAAGTGGAAGTTTAAACTTAAATGAGATTGTTCACGCACAGAAAGACGGCTGGTTTATTATATTGCAGCCAATAGGGTTTATAGTATTTTTCATTGCGTCAGTAGCTGAACTGAACAGGGTGCCATTTGACCTTCCAGAGGCTGAATCTGAGCTTGTTGCGGGGTTCCATGTTGAATATTCCGGTTTCCGCTGGGCGTTTTTTATGCTTGCCGAATATGTGTATTTATTTGCGATGGCATCGCTTACGACTGTTCTATTCCTTGGCGGATGGCTGCCGCTTCCGTTTCTTGATTTTATTCCGGGAGCCGTCTGGTTCGCCATTAAATTCAGCCTGGTAGTCTTTGTCTTAATTTGGTTCCGCGTTGCGTTTCCGCGTATTCGCGCAGACCAGTTGATGGAGTTTGGCTGGAAAGTTCTTTTGCCGGTTGCACTGGCAAACATTTTCCTGACAGCCTTAATAAAAGAATTAATCGGATTATTTTAA
- the nuoL gene encoding NADH-quinone oxidoreductase subunit L, with translation MENAWIIPLFPLLSFVILLLFGRQLKEASAYIGILLSLASFVYSLLVLFERFYEPTFKTEAVWLSIGDIQLTAGFEVNQLNALMLFIVSLVSFLVHTYSKGYMHGDERLSVFYAYLGLFTFAMLGLVLSPNLLQTYIFWELVGVGSFLLIGFYFYKEEAKAAAKKAFIMTRIGDVGLLIGMILLFWQVGSFKYDEIFRAVEEGTISSGMITLTAILIFVGAVGKSGQFPLHTWLPDAMEGPTPVSALIHAATMVAAGVYLVAALFPLFAASRTALMMVAAVGAFTAIFAASIGLVQTDIKRVLAYSTVSQLGYMMLALGSAGYVAGVFHLMTHAFFKALLFLAAGSVIHAVHTQDIEKMGGLWKKMRLTGLLFLVGTLAISGVPLFSGFFSKDEILIAAWAHGNTVLFWLAVIAAFFTAFYMFRLFFMVFSGEPRSDISTVHESPSVMTLPMVLLGILAVVAGYVNTPWFGTFLGDWLTDGNEALGHGHIEGPAWIMIVATVVSLLGIFLAWLIYGKKTLSRDWLAGSSSMTYNILFNKYYIDEFYQLSFVKIAKGISYFLQMIETFLVEGIVKGIVGAVHSLGETGAKRQDGQIQTYGMVAFVGLAVLMVIFALTGGYL, from the coding sequence ATGGAAAATGCATGGATTATACCGCTTTTCCCGCTTTTATCGTTCGTCATCCTTCTTCTATTTGGCAGACAGCTAAAAGAAGCAAGTGCTTACATCGGGATTCTGCTTTCGCTTGCTTCGTTCGTCTATTCACTGTTGGTGCTGTTTGAACGGTTTTACGAACCAACATTTAAGACGGAAGCTGTATGGCTTTCAATAGGAGATATCCAATTGACAGCGGGTTTTGAAGTGAATCAGTTAAATGCGTTAATGCTGTTTATTGTTTCGCTCGTCAGTTTTCTTGTACATACTTACTCAAAGGGTTATATGCATGGCGATGAGCGGCTTTCCGTTTTTTATGCTTATTTAGGATTGTTTACCTTTGCAATGCTCGGTCTTGTTTTATCGCCAAACCTTCTGCAAACCTATATATTCTGGGAATTGGTCGGAGTTGGTTCCTTCTTATTAATCGGGTTTTATTTTTACAAAGAAGAAGCAAAAGCAGCAGCAAAAAAAGCGTTTATTATGACACGCATTGGAGATGTAGGTCTCTTAATCGGAATGATTCTTCTATTCTGGCAAGTTGGCAGCTTTAAATATGATGAAATTTTTCGTGCAGTTGAAGAAGGTACGATTTCATCCGGAATGATTACCTTGACAGCGATTTTGATATTTGTAGGAGCAGTCGGGAAATCAGGTCAGTTTCCTTTGCATACATGGCTTCCGGATGCGATGGAAGGCCCTACTCCGGTATCAGCGCTCATCCACGCAGCGACAATGGTTGCAGCCGGGGTTTATCTTGTTGCGGCGCTGTTTCCGCTCTTTGCCGCAAGTAGAACGGCTTTAATGATGGTTGCAGCAGTTGGCGCATTTACCGCCATTTTCGCTGCGAGTATTGGGCTTGTTCAAACAGATATTAAACGAGTTCTCGCATATTCCACAGTCAGCCAGCTCGGATATATGATGCTTGCACTAGGCTCAGCCGGCTATGTAGCAGGAGTCTTCCACTTAATGACGCATGCATTTTTCAAAGCATTGTTGTTTTTGGCAGCAGGAAGTGTGATTCATGCTGTTCACACGCAGGACATTGAAAAAATGGGCGGTTTATGGAAAAAGATGCGTCTTACTGGATTGTTATTCTTAGTTGGAACATTGGCGATCAGCGGCGTTCCGCTGTTTTCAGGTTTTTTCAGTAAAGATGAAATTTTAATTGCTGCCTGGGCACACGGAAACACAGTTCTGTTCTGGTTAGCAGTCATAGCTGCTTTCTTTACCGCCTTTTATATGTTCAGGCTGTTCTTTATGGTGTTCAGCGGCGAACCGCGGTCTGATATAAGCACGGTTCATGAGTCGCCAAGTGTTATGACTTTGCCGATGGTTCTTCTCGGCATTCTTGCGGTTGTTGCGGGTTATGTAAATACACCGTGGTTTGGAACGTTTTTAGGTGATTGGCTTACTGATGGAAACGAAGCTCTCGGCCACGGGCATATTGAAGGTCCGGCATGGATCATGATTGTTGCAACTGTTGTTTCCCTGCTAGGAATTTTTCTTGCCTGGTTGATTTACGGCAAAAAGACATTATCACGGGATTGGCTTGCAGGCAGTTCATCGATGACCTACAACATTCTCTTTAACAAATATTATATTGATGAATTTTATCAATTGTCATTTGTGAAGATTGCAAAAGGAATAAGCTATTTTCTCCAGATGATTGAAACCTTCTTAGTTGAAGGAATCGTGAAAGGAATTGTCGGAGCCGTTCATAGCCTTGGAGAAACAGGAGCAAAGCGGCAAGACGGCCAAATTCAAACATATGGTATGGTTGCGTTTGTCGGACTTGCAGTCTTGATGGTAATCTTTGCGCTGACAGGGGGGTACTTATAA
- a CDS encoding YwmB family TATA-box binding protein: MHKKITIFLSFFGIIGFILLQAGNKTTVANGLQDLSAMAKILQAKNIMINEWSLYAREKMDVSLQEETAEKLMEQFSDWEWSTSSDAKHKEFTAISPSSMFQEKIRIVSSPENLQAPAYVIYEVKGPRWGIDAEAFLKNQFPERLTDIFRGNATIFSCIKGEFNDNIEKALPNNVKNLLHAFNGKEIEALKEDRFISLSAYSPLFTTSIKKNQDRLNLQIAVRNEGLGGKTTVVVGTPIITIEY, from the coding sequence ATGCACAAGAAAATTACAATTTTTTTATCATTCTTTGGCATTATAGGTTTTATCCTCTTGCAAGCTGGGAATAAAACGACTGTGGCAAATGGATTGCAAGATCTGTCGGCCATGGCGAAAATTTTGCAAGCAAAAAATATTATGATTAATGAATGGTCTTTATATGCAAGAGAAAAAATGGATGTGTCTTTACAAGAAGAAACAGCGGAGAAGCTAATGGAGCAGTTTTCCGATTGGGAATGGTCCACATCTTCTGATGCAAAACATAAAGAGTTCACAGCGATTTCTCCATCTTCAATGTTCCAGGAAAAAATCCGGATTGTATCTAGTCCTGAGAATCTTCAAGCACCTGCTTATGTGATCTATGAAGTGAAGGGGCCAAGATGGGGAATAGATGCAGAAGCCTTCTTGAAAAACCAATTCCCGGAACGGTTAACTGACATTTTTCGTGGAAATGCTACAATTTTCTCTTGTATCAAAGGCGAATTCAATGATAATATTGAAAAGGCTTTGCCTAATAATGTCAAAAATTTATTACATGCTTTTAATGGTAAAGAAATCGAAGCTTTAAAAGAAGATAGGTTTATATCCCTATCAGCATATTCGCCATTATTCACGACTTCTATTAAAAAGAATCAAGACCGTTTGAATTTGCAGATTGCAGTACGTAATGAAGGATTGGGTGGCAAGACTACTGTTGTAGTTGGCACACCTATCATCACGATTGAATATTAA
- a CDS encoding NADH-quinone oxidoreductase subunit M, which produces MNSAYILSFLVFSPLLGILILVFVPKTQESVIKLIGFLATLPALILSLIIYFQYRAGTDLSDYAEHIRWIKFGNFQDPNLFTIDYELGLDGFSLVMIVLTAVLSTLAAIASIHMKKEWKGYFMLFLLLEIGMLGVFVSGNLILFFIFFEITLISTFFLVGKWGYFEKEKAAYSFLIYNGLGSAVLLIVIMVLFSRTGTSNIAQLTKLLSADGRETLLPISESARFGLLAALLIAFGVKLPIFPLHRWMLRVHVEAPPPVVMLHSGILLKIGAFGLIRFGMGIFPKQFSKLAGLIAVLGVVNLLYGAFLAFVQKDFKMVLAYSSISHMGIVLIGLGALNEAGIQGAIFQVVSHGLISALLFFLVGAFYERVETSFISNLGGMAKAMPLAAGFLLAGAMASLGLPGMSGFVSEFMAFLGLFEERPLLAAVGAIGIIMTAVYLLRAVLGITYGRAQRDFAGVMDLRAVEIVPALALMGLIVLIGVYPAVLAAPLKTTLETILLGIGG; this is translated from the coding sequence ATGAATTCTGCATACATTCTTTCATTTTTAGTTTTCTCCCCTTTACTAGGAATTTTGATTCTGGTGTTCGTACCAAAGACACAGGAATCGGTGATTAAGTTGATCGGATTTTTAGCGACATTGCCGGCGTTAATCTTATCGCTGATTATTTATTTTCAATACAGAGCCGGTACGGATTTATCCGATTATGCCGAACATATCCGATGGATCAAGTTTGGAAATTTTCAAGATCCTAATCTATTTACGATTGATTACGAACTTGGACTAGATGGCTTTTCTTTAGTCATGATCGTTTTAACTGCTGTTTTATCGACTCTTGCAGCGATCGCCTCCATTCATATGAAAAAAGAATGGAAAGGGTATTTTATGTTGTTTCTGCTGCTCGAGATCGGAATGCTAGGCGTTTTTGTTTCGGGAAACCTGATCTTGTTCTTTATCTTTTTTGAAATTACGTTAATTTCGACATTCTTTTTAGTTGGAAAATGGGGATATTTTGAAAAAGAAAAGGCGGCATACAGTTTCTTAATTTATAACGGTTTAGGCTCTGCTGTTCTCTTGATCGTCATCATGGTGTTATTCTCGCGGACAGGAACATCAAACATCGCGCAGTTAACAAAGCTTCTAAGTGCGGACGGAAGAGAAACGCTTCTGCCTATTTCAGAATCAGCCCGTTTCGGCCTCTTGGCTGCATTGTTGATTGCATTTGGTGTGAAGCTTCCGATTTTTCCGCTTCACAGATGGATGCTCCGTGTACACGTTGAGGCTCCGCCGCCCGTTGTTATGCTGCACTCCGGAATCTTATTGAAAATTGGGGCTTTCGGTTTGATTCGTTTCGGGATGGGAATTTTTCCGAAACAGTTTTCAAAGCTGGCAGGTCTGATTGCTGTACTGGGAGTCGTGAACTTGCTTTATGGAGCTTTTCTGGCGTTTGTACAGAAAGATTTTAAAATGGTGCTTGCCTATTCTTCTATTTCCCACATGGGAATCGTTTTAATCGGGTTGGGAGCATTAAATGAAGCAGGAATACAAGGGGCCATTTTCCAGGTTGTTTCTCACGGTTTAATTTCAGCTTTGCTTTTCTTCCTTGTTGGAGCGTTTTATGAGCGTGTGGAAACCTCATTTATTTCGAATCTTGGCGGTATGGCCAAAGCGATGCCGCTCGCTGCAGGATTTTTGCTTGCAGGAGCTATGGCTTCACTCGGGCTTCCGGGCATGTCTGGATTTGTTAGTGAGTTTATGGCATTCCTTGGGTTGTTTGAGGAACGGCCGTTATTGGCTGCTGTTGGTGCGATCGGAATTATCATGACAGCTGTCTACTTGCTCCGGGCCGTGCTTGGCATCACATATGGAAGAGCACAGCGGGATTTTGCGGGCGTGATGGACCTTCGTGCTGTAGAGATTGTACCTGCCCTAGCTTTAATGGGATTAATTGTCCTGATTGGTGTCTATCCGGCCGTTTTGGCAGCACCGCTGAAAACAACATTAGAGACAATTCTGCTTGGGATAGGAGGGTGA